Proteins co-encoded in one Oreochromis aureus strain Israel breed Guangdong linkage group 3, ZZ_aureus, whole genome shotgun sequence genomic window:
- the ostc gene encoding oligosaccharyltransferase complex subunit ostc — protein METLYSIPFAVLECPNIKLKKPSWLHMPSAMTVYAIVIVSYFLITGGIIYDVIVEPPSVGSMTDEHGHQRPVAFLAYRVNGQYIMEGLASSFLFTMGGLGFIILDRSNAPNIPKLNRFLLLFIGFVSVLLSFFMARVFMRMKLPGYLMG, from the exons ATGGAGACTTTATACAGTATaccttttgctgtgcttgaatgtccaaacataaaactGAAGAAACCGTCATGGCTGCACATGCCGTCGGCCATGACTGTCTATGCGATCGTTATCGTGTCCTACTTTCTCATCACTGGAG GTATCATCTACGACGTCATTGTAGAGCCACCGAGTGTGGGTTCAATGACTGATGAGCATGGACACCAGAGACCGGTTGCCTTCTTGGCATACAG AGTAAACGGGCAGTACATTATGGAAGGACTAGCATCCAGCTTCCTGTTCACAATGGGAGGCCTGGGCTTTATAATCCTGGACCGCTCCAATGCACCCAACATTCCCAAACTCAACCGCTTCCTGCTGCTTTTCATTGGATTTGTCAGCGTGCTCCTCAGCTTCTTCATGGCCCGAGTGTTCATGCGCATGAAGCTGCC GGGATATCTCATGGGCTAA